The Candidatus Abyssobacteria bacterium SURF_5 genome segment CGGTGATCACGATGCTGATGGGATTCTCGATCTGATGGTGAAATTCGATCGCGCCGCCGTGCAGGCATCCCTCCCGCTGGGATGGGCGCCCGTAACCATATCCGGCTGCCTCACCAATGGCGTTCCCTTCGAGGACACCCTGAGCGTCTACGTCTTTGACAAGGGGATGGGTCACTATAACGACAGCCGGCCGGATTCAATTGTCGAATAGGAAGTGAGATTAGCACGACAGCGGCTCTCTGCGCCGCACTCGCCCGGGCGGACTCTACATCCGCTCGGGCGCTTCAATTCCGAGCAGGTGCAGCGCGTTTTTGACCACCTGGCGGACCGCCTCGACCAGAGCCAGGCGCGCAAGCGAAAGTTGCTCGTTGTCGGATACCACGATGTGTTTGTTGTAGTAGGCGTGGAATAGGCCGACGACCTCAAGAATGAACGCCGGAATGCGATGGACCTCGCGCTTCTCGGCGGCCGCCTCGACCACCGATGGGAACTTCGAGAGATACTTCATGAGATCAACCTCTTCGGGTTCCTTCAGGAGCGACAAATCGGCTTCGCGATTGCGATCAAGATCAAATCCCTTGGATTCAGCGTGTTTGTTGATGCTGCTGATCCGCGCGTGCGCGTATTGAATGTAATACACAGGGTTCTCGCTTGACTCCTTTTTCGCGAGATCGAAATCGAAAACAAGATGGCTGTCGTAGCTGCGCATCAGGAAAAAGAAGCGCGTTACCGGCAGCCCGACTTCGTGCACCAGGTCATATAAGGTAACAAACTGCCCGGCGCGCGTCGACATTTTTATTTCCTTCCCGTCGCGCACAAAGCTCACCATCTGGTGCACGATGCATTCCAGAAAATCGTCGGGATAGCCGAGCGCCTTGATGACAGCCATCATGCGCGGGACGTACCCGTGATGGTCGGCGCCCCAGATGTCGATGGCGCGATCAAACCCGCGCTCGTGCTTGTCCACGTGATAGGCGATATCGCCGGCAAAGTAGGTCAGAGCGCCGTTGCTTCTTCTGACGACGCGATCCTTCTCGTCGCCGAGGGCGGAGCTGCGGAACCAAAGCGCGCCTTCCTGTTCATATAGAAATCCGTGCTCTTCGAGAAGCTTGAGCGCGCGCTCGACCTTTCCTTCCGAATAGAGGGCCGATTCGAGCGACCACATGTCGAAGCGAACGCCATAATATTTCAGGTCGCGGTCGATGAGCGCGATCATCTCGCGAACGGCGAACTGCCTGAAAAAATCGATGGTCGCCTGATCATCCTTCCCGACATACTTATCGCCTTCCTGCTTGCGGATATCTTCGGCCACGTCACGGATATAATCCCCCTGATAGCCTTCATCGGGAAACGCGGACGAAGGATCGAAAAGCTGCTGATAGCGCGCATGGACGGAGCGCGCAAGCATGTCCATCTGCTTGCCGGCGTCGTTGTAATAGTACTCGCGGGTCACGTCGTATCCGCAGAACGTGAGGCAGTTCGAGAGCACGTCGCCAAGCGTCGCCTGCCTGCCGTGACCAATGGTGAGCGGACCGGTCGGATTGCTGCTCACAAACTCGACGTTCACCCTTTTTCCGGCGCCGATGCGCGAGCTCCCATACGTGTCGCCGGCCGAAAGAACCTGCGAAATGACCGCGGCCACCGCCCGGTCCTTCAAGTAAAAATTGATGAAACCCGGTGCGGCAACGACCACTTTCTCGAAAAGCTCGTCGCTCACTTCGATATGTCTGACAACTGCATCCGCGATCTTCATCGGAGCCGTTCGCGCAAGACGCGCAAGCTGAAGCGAAACATTCGTGGCGTAATCGCCGTGCTCGGGATTATTCGGCGTCTCCAGGCGGATTTCGGGAACTGCGTCCAGACGCACACTTCCGTCTTCAATTGCCTTCTCAATGGCGCCGGCTATTTTCGCCTTTATTTTTGACTCTATCTCTTTTTCCATTATCTTTTAGATGATTTCCCTTTGGCCGTAACTACTGCTGCGGTGCGACCCTCTTCCACATCGCTGTCCTTCTGTCTGGCGGCGCGCATCCCCGAAAATCTCCCCCGGTAAAACCCGATGCCGCCCGCAAGAACAACGAGTCCCAAGCAAACCATCACAAACAGGTCCCCATATCTATTATACAATGTCGGATGAGAAACGGTGGAGATCGGCTCCTCCGAAATCCCGCGCGCAAAAACCTCTTCTCCCCAGGCATTGTGAACGATTCCGCTCACCTTGCCCCAGGGATCGATGAAGCAGGAGATTCCCGTATTCGTACCT includes the following:
- a CDS encoding arginine--tRNA ligase codes for the protein MEKEIESKIKAKIAGAIEKAIEDGSVRLDAVPEIRLETPNNPEHGDYATNVSLQLARLARTAPMKIADAVVRHIEVSDELFEKVVVAAPGFINFYLKDRAVAAVISQVLSAGDTYGSSRIGAGKRVNVEFVSSNPTGPLTIGHGRQATLGDVLSNCLTFCGYDVTREYYYNDAGKQMDMLARSVHARYQQLFDPSSAFPDEGYQGDYIRDVAEDIRKQEGDKYVGKDDQATIDFFRQFAVREMIALIDRDLKYYGVRFDMWSLESALYSEGKVERALKLLEEHGFLYEQEGALWFRSSALGDEKDRVVRRSNGALTYFAGDIAYHVDKHERGFDRAIDIWGADHHGYVPRMMAVIKALGYPDDFLECIVHQMVSFVRDGKEIKMSTRAGQFVTLYDLVHEVGLPVTRFFFLMRSYDSHLVFDFDLAKKESSENPVYYIQYAHARISSINKHAESKGFDLDRNREADLSLLKEPEEVDLMKYLSKFPSVVEAAAEKREVHRIPAFILEVVGLFHAYYNKHIVVSDNEQLSLARLALVEAVRQVVKNALHLLGIEAPERM